From one Thermomicrobiales bacterium genomic stretch:
- a CDS encoding GNAT family N-acetyltransferase — protein MTEIFRTDRLVVRPWQAGDLDAVYAMNRDPDVTRYLPDHMSCATRDEARAWLDARIARHDPSSGLGFWAAIETETGQTVGGAVLDHAAIGDDNPVQVGYYFARSVWGRGYATELTIGLLRHGFGALGLDRIVAVTIPANAASCRVLEKAGMRNAGQTIYHGNQVALYELDHPE, from the coding sequence GTGACCGAGATCTTCCGCACCGACCGCCTCGTCGTCCGCCCATGGCAGGCCGGCGACCTCGACGCCGTCTACGCGATGAACCGCGACCCCGACGTCACACGCTACCTGCCCGACCACATGTCCTGCGCCACCCGCGACGAAGCCCGCGCCTGGCTGGACGCGCGTATCGCCCGCCACGATCCATCCAGCGGGCTGGGCTTCTGGGCGGCGATCGAGACAGAGACGGGGCAGACAGTCGGCGGCGCGGTGCTCGACCACGCGGCGATCGGCGACGACAACCCGGTCCAGGTCGGCTACTACTTCGCGCGGTCCGTCTGGGGCCGGGGGTACGCGACCGAGCTGACCATCGGACTGCTGCGGCACGGGTTCGGCGCCCTCGGGCTGGATCGCATCGTCGCGGTGACTATCCCGGCGAACGCCGCCTCGTGCCGCGTGCTGGAGAAGGCCGGCATGCGAAACGCAGGACAGACGATCTACCACGGCAACCAGGTGGCGCTGTACGAGCTGGATCACCCGGAGTAA
- a CDS encoding TIGR03564 family F420-dependent LLM class oxidoreductase, translating to MKIGIMLLSGGSPAEIGAQVADAERRGFSSAWLANIRGVDALTALAVAGAQTERIELGTFIVPTFPRHPTAMAQQALTVQAATGNRLALGIGLSHRVSMEQGLGFDWSHPIRHTREYLATLIPLLAQELVSFEGEEYTVRGFQLAIPGATPPPVLVAALGPQMLRLTGAMADGTAIWLGGARYIAETATPTIREAAARAGRPEPRVVAGLPICVTDNAGKVRDKMAQAFSRYGELPSYRAILDREGAAGPADVAIVGDEAEVRAGLADLAAAGVTDFAASLFVPRGEDIERTMAALLG from the coding sequence ATGAAGATCGGGATCATGCTGCTCTCGGGCGGGTCGCCGGCCGAGATCGGGGCGCAGGTCGCCGACGCCGAGCGGCGCGGATTCTCCAGCGCCTGGCTGGCGAATATCCGCGGGGTGGATGCGCTGACTGCGCTGGCGGTGGCCGGCGCGCAGACGGAGCGGATCGAGCTCGGCACGTTTATCGTCCCGACCTTTCCACGCCATCCGACGGCAATGGCGCAGCAGGCGCTGACCGTTCAGGCGGCGACGGGCAACCGGCTGGCGCTCGGCATCGGCCTCAGCCATCGGGTGTCGATGGAGCAGGGGCTAGGCTTCGACTGGAGCCACCCGATCCGGCACACCCGCGAGTACCTGGCGACGCTCATCCCGTTGCTGGCGCAGGAGCTGGTGAGCTTCGAGGGCGAGGAGTACACCGTCCGCGGCTTCCAGCTGGCAATCCCCGGCGCGACGCCGCCGCCGGTGCTGGTCGCCGCGCTTGGCCCGCAGATGTTGCGTCTGACCGGCGCGATGGCCGACGGCACGGCGATCTGGCTGGGCGGGGCGCGGTACATCGCCGAGACGGCGACGCCGACGATCCGCGAGGCTGCCGCGCGGGCTGGCCGGCCGGAACCGCGCGTCGTCGCCGGACTGCCGATCTGTGTCACCGACAACGCCGGGAAAGTTCGCGACAAGATGGCCCAGGCGTTCTCGCGCTATGGCGAGCTGCCGTCGTATCGCGCGATCCTCGACCGCGAGGGCGCCGCGGGGCCGGCCGACGTCGCGATCGTTGGCGACGAGGCGGAGGTCCGCGCCGGGCTGGCTGACCTTGCCGCGGCCGGCGTCACCGACTTCGCCGCCTCCCTCTTCGTCCCCCGTGGCGAGGACATCGAACGCACGATGGCGGCGTTGCTGGGGTGA
- a CDS encoding DUF262 domain-containing protein, whose product MNVETILSQIELGAMALPEFQRGYVWNRDQVRGLMDSLYRQHPVGGLLVWVTKTEHASARGDGPLSAGTVELLLDGQQRITSLYGIIRGNPPRFFEGNKQAFTDLYFNLDDQTFEFYGPVKMRDNPAWISVTQVMQEGAGPTIRRLARLPDLADDVADLYFERVNRIDNIKQIDLHIEKVIGDDKTIDVVVDIFNKVNSGGTKLSKGDLALAKICAEWPEARNEMRTRLDKWEAAGFSFRLEWLLRCVNAIVTGEAMFTALANVGPAEVNQGLRQAEGAIDALLNLVSSRLGIDHDRVLGSRYSFPLLARYLTQRGGRLSDYRERDKLLYWYVHTFLWGRYAGSTETALNQDLALVENLDGGLDRLIEHCAETVAT is encoded by the coding sequence ATGAACGTCGAGACGATCCTGTCCCAAATTGAGCTTGGGGCAATGGCACTGCCCGAGTTTCAACGCGGCTACGTCTGGAACAGAGATCAGGTGCGCGGGCTGATGGACTCGCTCTACCGGCAACACCCGGTCGGCGGTCTGCTTGTCTGGGTAACGAAGACGGAGCACGCGTCTGCCCGCGGTGATGGTCCGCTCTCGGCCGGCACCGTCGAGCTCCTGCTCGATGGCCAACAGCGGATTACGTCCCTCTACGGGATCATCCGCGGTAATCCACCCCGCTTCTTCGAGGGCAACAAGCAGGCGTTCACCGATCTGTACTTCAACCTCGACGACCAGACGTTCGAGTTCTACGGCCCGGTCAAGATGCGCGACAATCCGGCCTGGATCAGTGTCACGCAGGTGATGCAGGAGGGTGCCGGCCCGACGATCCGTCGCCTTGCCCGGCTGCCAGATCTCGCCGACGATGTCGCGGATCTGTACTTCGAGCGCGTGAATCGAATCGACAACATCAAGCAGATCGACCTCCACATCGAGAAGGTCATCGGTGATGACAAGACGATCGACGTGGTGGTCGATATCTTCAACAAGGTCAACAGTGGCGGGACGAAGCTCTCGAAGGGCGACCTTGCGCTCGCCAAGATCTGCGCCGAGTGGCCCGAGGCGCGAAACGAGATGCGGACGAGACTGGACAAGTGGGAAGCGGCTGGCTTCTCCTTCCGGCTGGAGTGGCTGCTGCGGTGCGTCAATGCGATCGTCACCGGCGAGGCGATGTTCACGGCGCTGGCGAACGTCGGGCCCGCCGAGGTGAATCAGGGCCTGCGACAAGCCGAAGGCGCGATCGACGCGCTGCTGAACCTCGTGTCATCGCGACTGGGTATCGACCACGACCGTGTGCTCGGCAGCCGCTACTCGTTCCCGCTGCTGGCACGCTACCTCACCCAGCGGGGTGGCCGGCTGAGCGACTACCGCGAGCGCGACAAGCTGCTCTACTGGTACGTCCACACGTTCCTCTGGGGTCGCTACGCCGGGTCGACCGAGACTGCTCTGAATCAGGATCTCGCGTTGGTCGAGAATCTGGATGGCGGGCTGGATCGGCTGATCGAGCACTGCGCCGAAACCGTGGCGACCTGA